Proteins encoded in a region of the Ornithodoros turicata isolate Travis chromosome 3, ASM3712646v1, whole genome shotgun sequence genome:
- the LOC135389321 gene encoding uncharacterized protein LOC135389321 — protein sequence MASPQSEPVSPRMPQSNQQVQAGIKLPKLQLMTFAGELTEWRPFWEQFKTAVHENQQLNKTEKFQYLNASLKGRAAASLRGLQSTESFYDDAIEILLQRFGDTSLIHREYLARLRDLPAVKSQRDVHGLQSLYDHLQANMRCLKALGVSTSSYSSMIADIPFSAYRFRDGG from the coding sequence ATGGCTTCTCCTCAGTCGGAGCCAGTGTCACCTCGTATGCCACAGAGCAACCAACAAGTCCAAGCGGGGATCAAGCTACCTAAGTTGCAGTTGATGACCTTCGCCGGTGAGCTCACAGAATGGCGACCGTTTTGGGAGCAGTTCAAGACGGCAGTACATGAAAACCAGCAGCTGAATAAGACAGAGAAGTTCCAGTACCTAAACGCGTCGTTGAAAGGACGGGCAGCTGCTTCCCTTCGTGGACTGCAATCAACAGAGTCCTTCTACGACGACGCGATTGAGATACTATTGCAGCGTTTCGGAGACACCTCTCTTATACATCGTGAGTATCTCGCGAGGCTACGGGATTTACCAGCTGTGAAATCACAGAGAGACGTACATGGACTACAGTCTTTGTATGACCATCTACAAGCCAACATGCGATGTCTCAAGGCGCTGGGAGTGTCAACAAGTAGTTACTCGTCGATGATCGCCGACATCCCTTTCTCAGCCTACCGTTTCAGAGATGGTGGTTGA